A stretch of DNA from Coccidioides posadasii str. Silveira chromosome 4, complete sequence:
cgcttcttctttgcctgTGTCGCCGCAGGCTTCTTCGCCTTGGTAGTTTTGGAGGCGACAGCTCGCCCAGTGTGTGCTTTGGGTCGAGCTGCAGTCGCATAAGTGTTCCTGAGACGGAATGGAAGGACCACGACCTTGGCCTTGCAAACCGCTGTCGAAAGTCGAATTCCATTGGAATTACGCGCAAGAGAGGTCAATTGCTGGACTGTATGAGCACCAACACGACGAATAGCGGTTGGTCCGCCACGCGAGAGAATGGAGTTCATGATAACCCTTGGAACCAGTCAGCTCTGCTGGTGACCATCCGCACACACACGCACACTAAATTGGTGACTTCACCTGATATCCGGCAGTTCACTGTAAATAAATATATTGGACTCCGGTTTTAAATATCGTCAATTGGGATGCGTGCACAGAGTTCTTGTATGTCAAATCAGCGGTGTGTTGATGATCCATGAGCTCATCCTGACATACCCAAAACAAGGAGGTTGGCTTGTTTGGGCGAGGATGATCATATATTGCTGGAACCAGGAAAGCGCGGGTCGAGTACAATCGAGCCTAGCCTAATAAAGTCTAGCGTGGAACTCGCGTGGCAGAATCCGACAATTATGTAAGGCAAACTCTATCTCGCCTCGCCGCCTACCCAACTTCCGTCACTTTCGTGTCGTCCATCAGAAGCGGCGCCACTCCGGCCTGTCGATTCTTTCTCTCGCAACTCGCTTCACCGTTCACAATTCTCTTGGGCATACCTTCTAAGTCCTTAATTGCTTTATGGACTATTTGGATCATACCACAGGCAGATAGCTTTGGTGAATTCGCGTCTGTAAAATATACCTCCAAGAAAAAGTTAGGATTTGGCCTACGGAAATGGCCAGAGAGACTCGCTCACCATCGCCAGTAGGCAGCACTCATTCATCGTCGAAACGAAGTCGAAGAAACGACGATTATCTTGATAGAAGCCGCCGCGATGATGGCAGGGGCCACAGGAGATCGCGAAGCCCTCCGGTAGGACCACAGACGGGATTGCGTCTCCTGAACAACACTAACAATATTGTCATTTGGCAGAGGCGACATCGTGACAGAGACTGGGATCGACACCGAGATCGAGATCGGGATCGTGACCGTGATAGAGTACGGGATCGCGAGCGTGGACGTGATCGAGAACGCGATCGAGATACTTATCGAAAGTCAGATCGCTCGGTAGATAGACGAGATTACAGAGATGATGTACGTGATGATACTTCCTACCGCCCAAGCAGGAGGGATCGGTCACGACCAAGGTACCACTCACGGGATCGCGAAGATGGCAGAGAATATCGCCACAGGAGCCGCGACAGGCGACGAAGGGACGATTCCGCCGATTCCAAATCAATAGCCAAACGGAATGAAAGCAGAGACCGCGTCTCCAGCAAGGATTCCATTGGAAAGTCTCGTGAGGCAAGTTTCTTCCATTGAACTTTAATACTCATTGGCTAACAAACAGTGCCAGGTCTCCAAACCTTCTACACCTGCCCCGCCTATCGCACAAACagatgaagagaagaaggccGAACGGCTCGCGAAATTGGAGGCGTGGAAACAAAAGCAGGCTGCAGAAAAAGAgcgaaaacaaaaagaactaGCAGCTGCAGGTGGTGCACGAAGCATTCTTGCTGAGATTGATAAAAGATCCACGTTAAGGCAGGCAGGTGTGTCGCAAGAAACACCCGCGCCACAAGAATCCGAGTCCGCATCTGCGAAGAAGTTTGATCCCAAAACGATTACCAAAAATGCTGCAACCCAACCAGAGCGTCTTTCGTTGCTTGGTAATGATGTCGCAGTCCCTAATACTACTACGTCTTCTGAAGTTGCTGGTCGCAATGGGGCCGATTCTACCCGTAAGTAAAGTTTGTACCATTCGCCTAGCTACTGTGCGAATGTTGATCTCTGACTTCTCTTGCTCTAGGAATTGCTCCGTTAAAGCCTCGAGGCAACGTTAGTGGCTTTGGCTTCGGCGCCAAGTCAGCTGCTGAACTGGAAAAGACGTCTCACAAACGCGCGTTGGATTTTGGTGACGAAGAATCCAGCCGCAAAAAGTTAATGAAGCTTCCCGATCCTTCACTCGAGGACAACGATACTCCCAATGGAACCGTCAATGgtgctgaagaggaagaagatgacgACGGCGATATCGACATGCAGGATGGCGGCACAGAGGAAGAGAACGCTGCTGCGGCGAGGGCTGCGGCGGAAAAACGCGAAGAAAGGCTGCAAAATCAGACTGTAGCTTTAGAGTCACAACCAGAACAGCAACCAGAAACGTTAGAAACTGACCAGAATGGCTCAGCCGAACCTATGGATGtggaggatgaggaggaaATCGACCCGTTGGATGCCTTTATGTCTGGTCTAAAAGATTCAGTGACGGTAGACGCATCCAAATATCGAAAAAATGTTTCTAAACCTAAACAGGAACCCGAAGCAATATTTGGGGACGAGGATGATGTGGATTTGAAGGCAATGGATTTCGAAGCGGATGATTTCCTTGCTATAACGAGTAAAAccaggaagaagaaagatttaCCCACTGTCAATCACGAAAAGATTGATTATGAACCATTCCGAAAGAGCTTCTATACGGAGCCTGTGGATTTGGCGGAGCTAAACGATGAAGAGGTCGCCGCTCTAAGGCTAGAATTGGATGGAATAAAGGTTCGGGGTGTCGACGTACCAAAACCTGTGCAAAAGTGGTCGCAGTGTGGTTTAGGAGTCCAAACCCTGGACGTCATTCGGAAACTCGGTTATGAGCAACCAACCTCGATTCAATCGCAAGCTATTCCGGCCATCATGTCCGGAAGAGACGTAATAGGTGTCGCTAAGACTGGCTCTGGAAAAACAATCGCTTTTTTGTTGCCCATGTTCCGTCATATCAAGGATCAACGGCCACTTGAGAACATGGAGGGTCCCGTTGGGTTGATTATGACCCCAACTAGAGAACTGGCAACGCAAATCCACAAGGAATGTAAGCCGTTCTTAAAAGCGTTGAACCTTCGTGCCGTCTGTGCGTATGGAGGTGCGCCCATCAAAGATCAAATTGCGGAATTAAAGCGTGGTGCAGAGATTATTGTGTGCACTCCAGGAAGGATGATTGACTTGCTAGCTGCTAATTCCGGGAGAGTGACTAATCTACGAAGGGTAACGTACGTAGTGTTGGATGAAGCTGACCGAATGTTTGACATGGGTTTTGAGCCCCAGGTGATGAAAATCATCAGCAATATCCGACCTTCGAGACAGACTGTCCTCTTTTCGGCGACGTTTCCTCGTAATATGGAAGCTCTTGCGAGAAAAACATTGACCAAGCCAGTTGAAATCATTGTCGGTGGACGCAGCGTTGTTGCACAAGAGATAACTCAGATCGTCGAAGTTCGGCCGGAAAATACAAAATTTGTCCGATTACTCGAGCTCCTTGGTAATCTTTACTCGGATGACAACAATGAAGATGCTCGCGCTCTTATCTTCGTGGATCGGCAAGAGGCGGCCGATGGCTTACTTCGGGACCTCATGCGCAAAGGATACCCGTGCATGTCAATTCACGGTGGGAAAGATCAAGTTGATCGCGATTCTACCATCGATGATTTTAAAGCTGGCATTTTTCCAGTCTTAATTGCGACGTCTGTGGCGGCACGCGGGTTGGACGTCAAACAGCTGAAATTGGTTATCAACTATGATGCACCaaatcatcttgaagattacGTTCACCGGGCGGGGCGCACTGGTCGTGCAGGCAACACTGGAACGGCTGTTACTTTCTTGACTGAAGAACAGGAGCGATATTCCGTCGATATAGCAAAAGCTCTGAAACAGAGTGGACAGTCGGTACCCGAAGCCGTCCAAAAGATGGTGGACTCCTTCCTCGAGAAAGTTAAATCCGGGAAAGAGAAAGCTAGTGCTTCCGGCTTCGGTGGCAAAGGCCTGGAGCGACTTGATCAGGAGCGCGATGCCGCACGGAATCGTGAAAGAAAGACGTATAAGACTGGCGAAGAAGgtgaagaggatgaagagaaggagaagaaggagaaagacAAGGGAGAGGAGCTCTTTGCCAAGGCTGCCTCAGCGGTACAGTCTTCGTCCGCTCCGACACCAAGCGCTACTCCTGGTGTGCCTAAAGGAATCGACCTTGACGGGAAGATTACGGTTCATAAGACCGAAAGAGCTACGCCATCCACTACGGGTACTAACCCTCTTGATAAAGTTGGCTCCGCAGTTGCCGATATCCACGCCCGTTTGAACAAGGCGGGCGTTATGAGGTCGGGTGTGCCAATTGACAACAAGGGTCCCGATGCCGGAGCTTTCCATGCTACTCTTGAAATTAATGACTTTCCACGTAAGTTATTCCGTTTTATCCCTCATATCTATGACACGCAAATCCGCTAACATTGACTTGCAGAGAAAGCAAGGTGGGCGGTTACCAATCGGACTAATGTTGCCAAAATCCTTGAAGCTACGGGTACCTCGATCACGACAAAAGGTAGCTATTATCCACCAGGCAAGGAACCAGGACCTAATGAGAATCCGAAACTATATATCTTAGTTGAGGGAGACACGGAATTGGTTGTTACGAATGCGATGCGTGAACTTATGCGGTTATTGAAAGAAGGAACAATTGCTGCAGCGGACAGCGAGGCACGAGCTCCAGCGAGCGGGAGGTATAATGTTTTATAGAATTGTTTGTGCAGCATTAGATACCTATATTCCTCTCAATAATATTGGAGGCATGCTTGAAATTCACAGCCTCGCACGCCgcctcttttcctttcttcctccccTCACACGATACGACGCCTCAATTGCTCCGAACGGTGGATAAAATATTCACAGCTTCCAAACATGTAATTATCTTCACTAGAAACATATCCAACGTTATAAAAAGGTTGATACTGTGTCACAGTATAACGAGTGCTCCCAAGGCATGAAAGTTGGGGCCCTTCAGAAGATTCCGACGAACTCAGCAACATCAATCAATTAATCCCCAAGTTTCAACACATCGTGCTTGTCATCAGAGTAAAAAATCTCAATCATACCCCTTACAAAGGAAAAGCGCTCTTAGCAAAATAACAAAAGCCTGGCGATGCCCAGTGGCTGCAGCTACGTAGTTGTCTAACCATGGTCCAATTCCCCAACGTCGATACCAGACAAATATTCTCGGGTTTGATGGCACACAGAAAGTGTATTTTACGTATTAATCCCATCTCCTCGAAGTTTCCGCAGCATCCACATCCCTAGTGGCGCGTTCTGTTTGGCTTAACTCGTTAAGAGTCCTTCCCTGAGTCTTCGCCTTTTGCGCTGCGAGCTGGGAACCAAGTTTACCCTTGTTTGCGGTAGCGTTCTGCTTCGCAGCTCGTTCCTGAGAAAACAAATTAGCGCGGATATACACAATGACAAAGGAAAAGTTGTCTCATCAACAAAATACGGGGATGGGGGATGGCATTGTCGGAAAAGGAATCAACTATGTCAACACACCTCCGCAGCTCGAGCAGCAGCGTTGCGCGGCTCGACGGTTTGATCGCTCGTACTACCGCTACCACCAAGTGTTTTTCCACCTTTAACCGCTGGCCTTGATATGGTCTGCTTCTGAGGGACAGGTGCACTCGAGGGTCCAGAATCAGGAGAGGTACCCAGCACCCGGCCCGGCTGGGCAAAAGGGTCCGAGGGATTGGAGGACTTTGAACAGAGATTTCCCATTTCGGTCGCAAAGTTTAGGATTGAGAGGGGGGCggaaaaagcaaacaaagaaaaagggatAGCTTCTTCAATCGACGAGCGGATGAAAGTCGCTTTGCGAGGGATGGACAGCGATGGGTCTCCACTACGCCTCCGCCGCCTCCTCCCTCTCTCGACGCCCGGGTAAGGGTTTCTTAGGCTCGAAGGGATCGCAGAATAGCCTGGTTAGGACGATGGGGAATTAAAAGCCGTCATTTTGATTCTCAAAAATATCCTGGAAAAGATTGCTAGGGATGTGCATATAGAAAGAATGTCTTGCCATCATCGGTGCTTGGTTACACACTGCCGCCTGTCAACGATCCAGAGCCCGAGGTAGGTGTTTGCTCTGTTTGCTTTTCAGTCATTCTAGGAGTTTGTCGAGTTTGCATCTTCTGGCATCAGTACAAACCCTTGAAGGAATATTTGTATGTAGTTCATTATTGAGAATCCGTCGGGAAGGCAGGGGGAGCTCTTAGTTGAATACTGCTATCGCGGGAGATTGATTTCCGGCTTCCCCCTATGGAGTACTcaatcttctctgattttaATTCCAATGAATAAAGGTGAGCTTGCCCGTCTTTCACTTCGCTAGGCCTCAAGGAGCCCCCGTATATGCCGTCGTCCGTCATTCCCTGTCTTCAACCATCCCGCCTAAAAGTGTCCCTTGGCGAGAGGATGGGGTGGGTTAGTTCTGTATTCCCCTCTCCAACAACCAGTGACAACGCGGCTGGCAGGGATTAAAAAAAGTTGTGTTGGACCGTTCGCGAGACTGGGATATGAATTATAAAACAACGCGCTTGAGCATCACAACAAATCGGATAGCTCGAGGTCACACGTTCGCCTCCCCGCCATAGCGAGCGCCAGGCCAATCATTTTTGATTATGCGAACAGGGCATCATGTCCCGCGTTTTGATCTCTTAATCCTCCGCGTCGCCCTGCGATGCAAAGCCCGTCATTGGCCGTTTCTCACGTGGCAGCGGCAGCCTTAGTCAGCGAATGAATATTTGGCTGGTTACATAAGCGTGCGGAGTGACGAAAGAAGTCGCGGCAACCGACCTGAGAGCCACCAAGGTCCTCACTGACTTTTGAGCGTTTTCCGATCACCGCACCGCCCGTGCCAACCGGCTTGTCCATCTGCCCGTAAGCCCTTTCGCGAGTAtcagtttctttttctgccacCGCATTGCCGAATCTTTGTCGAGGTATGTGGCACCCGGACGATCGTGCTCTATCCTATCACCTTGCCGCTCCGCTACTAATTCGGACCCTCATCTGTCAGGCGCCCCCGTCGTCGTTGAGTTGTGGCGGGAGCTCGGTCCTGTTCAACCCGGAAGCTTAGATCTATGTCTCCAAAACCCGAGACAGACCCATTCTGCTTAGAATGCCATTGGGAGAATTACCACATGGCCGACGGCAATCTCCTTTCCGGCCCAGAGTGCTTTGATATATCCTGCTGGAGTGGTGCTGATTTCGACAACCATAATTCTCTCTCGTGCAACCTGTCAGCAGAGTGTTGCAATATGGATGATTGTGCGGATGCTTGCACTACTGTCTGCGATGGCTTCGTCGACTGCGACAAGTCCACCATCTGCTCCGAGTCCTATTGCGACAATTTAAACTGCGAGAAGACGTCTACTGCCTGCTACGATAAGAATTGCATCGAGGTGCATTACGATAATGTCCACCAAACACATGAAAATAACTTCTTGAGCCAAGATGGATCTCTGAACTGGGACTGTATGACTTTGGGTCCCGAGCACGGCAACTGTGGGTTCCACGGCGAGAACTTTGACGGTTCCTTTACTTCACACATTCATCCCTCCGGGACAACGGTTGCTTGTGACCTGTCCTCTATCAAAGATCTGAGTCAAAGCCACTTCTCTGATCAGCAGACCCCTTTCGACTCACATTCTCATATAGTCTCTGGCCCGTGTCTAAATCATGGACTCGGAGCCATTTGCATTAGCAATACGACAGAACTTTGCCACAACACGGGAAACTGTACATATCAACGAAAGATAGGCGGCAATTTACCTCTCGGAAGCTGTTCTGGGATATCGACGCCCTTTGCTTCATTACACTCTTCCAGGACTGCCAACCATCGTCATCACCATGGCCATGGCTCTTTCCAGGCGCTGGCCTTGCAGCTATATCACCGACGACAAGAAGCAACGCCAACGATTACAACTTCCACACGCTCTACTCCGAGTCTGAGCATGCATTCAAGCCCTGTTCCAGCACCCATCGGCCAAGAAGCGACTGGTACCCCATTGTTCGATGCCTCCGACTTTCTCGGCGCTGAAGAGCTGCATATTTGCAGATGGGTTGGAAATAAAttagaaaataaaatttgCGGTGAAATATTTCCAGACGCAGGCAGCCTGCAGAAACACCTCACAACAGCCCATGCGGACCCAACGCAAGGATGCCAAGGACAAGGTTATTACTGCTGTTGGGAAGGCTGTTCCCGTCCAGACGAACCGTTTTCGCAGAAGTCTAAACTACAGGGCCATTTTTTAACACACAGTAATTGTACATCTTCCTGCGCTATTTTGGCTTTCCCGACATGCTTCTAACCTTCGTACAGATAAAAGTTTTCGATGTTCCATTTGCGGGAAGCCTTTTGCAAGGCAGGCAACCTTGGAAAGGCATGAACGAAGCCACCGAGGAGATAAGCCATATAAGTGTAAGGAATGTGGGAAGAAGTTCACAGACAGCAGTGAATTAAGTGAGTTGATATCTAAGGTCCAGAATCAGTCTGTCTTATTCTGACACCTGGTTAGAAACACACATGCGCACACACACCGGCGAAAAGCCATTTAAATGTAACCATCCTGGATGCACCTTCGAGACCGGGGACGTAAGTAGACCCCCAAAAATAGCTGCCTACCGTACAGCTTTTCAAAGTCTCACTAACAACAACCTGCCCAGTCGTCAAATATGTCTAGCCACAAACTAAGTAAGTCTACTGGAGTAATGCCTAGGCCCATTTCATTTAGCTAATGCATATCACACAGCCCACGGAGAACGGAAACACAAGTGTCCTTATCCAGGATGCTCTAAGAGTTTTACAAGACCAGGTATATATTTGCTTTTATGGCCTTGTGGGCTGGTCAGATTTGTTAACATTTCCCTATTCTAGATCAGTTGAAACGACATTTAAAAGGGACGCACAAACACACCAATGTTTTCCCGAGCCGATTGACCTCTCCAATTGGGAACCCATCCACTCCCCAAATTTAAACTTAACAGGTCTCGCTTGATGGACCCCCAATTTTAACGGAAAATGTGATAAAATCGAACACCAAACCCTCCGCTGGAGACCATATTTTATGGAATTAACGAATataccaaaaaaaaagaaaaagggttTATATGCTCAACCAGTATATAAATAATGTCAATGATGTGTTTGTTACGAGACTATGTTCTGtacaaacatacatcaaaGATCGCATCACTAGCAATATGTTCATGTCCATATATTCAGGTAGATGTCTAATGAGCAATTGattattctgattttgaACGTTCCTCAAGGACTTCCACGGCATTTCTTAATTCTCGTATTCGCTGCCCAACTCTGCGCTTGATCTCCTCCCTAATATCTACTGGTATATCGCTGGAGTCTAGCGCAGCGCCCCTTTGAGCTCCTTCACTTTGCCCTTTGGGGCTCGGAGACGAGGATGAAGTAGCCCCTGTATATACATCATAGGCGTGCGCTAAATCGTCAAACGCTTCGCGTAGCGTTGCACGATCGGATTCGGCATAGATGGTGAGGGAATCCGTAGATTCAGTCGCGATCTCTAGCTAATGGGTGTGTTAGTGTCCAACCGACATATGTTTtggtctttttctttctgggTTTGAAATGGCCCTTTCTTTTTGACGGTGGAGTTAGGTGGGATACCTCGTCTTTAGCTATCTCATATCTACGTCCATACATCGGATTAGCTTTCGTTAATTCGAGGGCGTATGATCTTTACCAACGAGTAATAAATGGGTGCGGATATATTTTGAAGGCGGCAACATACAAATCTTGCAATTCCTGGATATAATCGTCTGCGGAAATCCCCCTCTTGGACTGGGTAGTGTATCTCCTTGTTGTGGAATAACCAGCATACAGACTTGGTCTTCCTAGCCCAAAATGGCGGGCGTCTGGGATGCGTCGTGAAGCCGAGTTCCCCGAGGATACGATGGGCGCAACCTGGGGGCAGCCACGGAGGTGCGGAAATGATCTGAACCGTGTAGACATTACGCGGCAAGAAATGCGCCAGGAGATCTGAGAGTTATGGCCCATTGCAGAGCTGAAAGGACTGCGAAAGGAACGCATTGGGATGGTCCCGAAGGTGCCTTTTGTAGTAGAAGGGAGAGCCTTCATGACATGGGGAAGAATCATGAGGTGGTCAAGGAAAGAGAGTGATTGGCCTCCCTTCACAAGAATGAGTGTGATGGCCCTTTGGCTTGCATGTTGGGGAAGCTGAACAAAGTTCTAGCGCGATCGAGTAACAATTATCCCCGATACAATCCGCTTACTAGTAACGCAACTCCCTGAACTTGTCCGCGGAACTCGTCGGTCGGTTGTAACAGCGTTTTCCCGCATGACGTCATTTGCTCTGCTGGCCGCCTTTAGTTACAAAACCTTTCAAAACGATCctgtctacggagtactgtatTAACGAACTATAGCTCTCTAAGTATTTGTAACTCTCATATGTGAGATTCTTCTTTACAGTTTTGCTCTCTGTAACCCCTGAAATTTCGCCGCATCCCTCTTTGCCCACTCTCTCATTACCTTTCTCATAATCTTGCCGCTCGGTAACTTTGGGACCTCGTCAATGAGCTCAACTCCTCCAGTTAGCCACTTATGCTTTGCAACTCGTGGCTTTATCCATTCCTGGATTTGCTCTCCGGTCAGTGGGTTTGGGCGTTGTTTCACGGCATCCTTGAGCACAACATATGCTCGAGGGAATTCCTCATCGTTCCTAGTGACATAGACAGAGGAAAGTTTTAAGTAAGTAATTGCATCACAAAGGGGTAGATAAATGGAAGAGGGGACCCACATCTTCATACCAACGACAGCGGCGTCGGCAATGTCATCATTTTCGAGCAACGCCGCTTCGAGTTCTGCAGGGGCCACTTGGAGTGCATTTACCTTGATAAGCTCCTGTCTTCCAGTATTAACCTACTGATAGCAATGGGGTAAAGAAGAGCAACATTACTTACCTTCTTTCTATCAACAATCCAAAACCAGTCACCGCGGCAGACCGCGATATCACCGGTTCGAAGCCATCCATCCGACAACATGGTCTCTCTCGTAGCCTCCTCATTCTTCCAGTACTTCATGGAAACATTGGGGGACCGTATGTACATTTCACCGGGTTCGCCTTCTGGCACTTCATTCCCATCGTCATCTAGCAGTTTACACTCACAATTCGGATCAAGGACCCCGGCACTTCCTGTTCTATCCCACTTGTTAGGATTAGAGCATTCAAAACAACGAAATAATACCACTAAGAAGGCGCATACTTATCCTCGACACCACCTGGAACATGAATTGCACCCGTCGTCACTTCGGTCATTCCCCAACCCTGCTTGATACTAACCCCATACTTTTCTGCAACCTCATTCTGAAGCTCTCGTGATAACGGAGCCGCCCCGCATGAAATTTCGAGTACACTGCTCAAGTCATATTTGGCCGTTTCTGGCCGTTTGCTCAGCATAACCATAATTGGAGGCACCACGTGCAGGTAAGTAATTTTATAATCCTGTATAGCGCGGAGATAGTCTTCGAAGACGAACTTTTTCATCACGTATATAGGAACTTGGTTGCGTACAGCATGAAGTATTGTCATCATCTGCCCGTACACATGGTACAGCGGCAAAAAACCAATCCAGCGATGCTGCGGAGGGCCCTCGGGACCATATTGAACCAACGCATTGCGAATGTAATTTGACTGCAGAATGTTGGCGATCAAATTTCGGTGGCTGACGCAGACACCTTTAGGTAAACCAGTGGTACCAGACGAGTAGTTGATTGTCGCAATCGTGTTTGCAGCTTCATTTTCACTTAATTCTGGCCATTGGTAGTCACGGGAGGCCTCGAGGTTCGCTAACAATTCTCGCCAGTCCCGAACGCCGTCCCGCATAGGGACTTCTGTTTCCGAAAACTGAAACATACGGTCGGTTGGAATCCCAGCCTGCCTTGCTGCTGCTACAGCTGTGTCAAGGAGAGAGGGATGGACAAGGATAACCTTGGCCTCGGTGTTATTCATTTGATATACGACCTCTATTACCGTATGTCAGTCAAGAGATATAGACAAAGACTTTTGGGTGGTCCTCGTCAAGCTCCACATAGCTTTCGGGCAACTCACCATTAACGCTATAGCCAGGATTTATTCCGCTGAAGATCCGTCCTGACCCAACGATACCCAAATACGCAACTGGGACAAAAATTTGATTCGGAGTGAAAATGAGGACTACTTCGCCCTTCTTAACTACCTGTTGACCAGAGGCCTGGTCCTTGAAATTCTCAAGGCCAGAACACAAACGCTTCACCCAATCCAATGCAGCAGCTGTTGTCAGCTGAAGGGTCGGATCTGCAGAATCGATCCAGATAGGCTTTGTGGCGGAACGCAGGGGTGAACCTGGGGGAAATagaaaagagagaacattGGAGGATGGGATCGGAATCGGAGCAAATGGGGACTTTTTCACCATCTTCGCTGTTGTCCAACTGCTGTTGTTGCGGCTCTATAGTAGTTATCGCGCCTTGGGTATAGTTGAGTGCTTGGTTCCGGGTGAAATGATCACATTAAAAGTGACCGTGGTGCTCAACAAAACctaacttattcttgaaatGGTCCAGTATGGGAAATCGAAAAGAGAGGGGAAGCATCGGAAACGAAAGACTAATGCAACCAGTATATAACTGTTCATACATAGTCGCCGTCCCAGTTCATTCCGAGGAAAGCCTCGGTACTGCCAAGATaatcttgagagattgatCTGAGGGCATCCATAAGCCTGCGGAGTAGTTACCCCGTACTCCGGACATAGTAAGCTAATAACAAGGAGTTTTTGGTGAGCTAGTTAGTTGCTAGTAGTATCGACGACGTGGGAACCAAGAATGTCGAATCTCCACGGCTCATGATCCGGGCCGagttcaacagcagcaaTCCACAAGGtgaactagttaactaggcCAGAAGATTGCCGCGTTAGTGTGCTAGCTTGCCTCCGCCGCCTCAGCGACGAAGACCGCCGTTATGTCTCCCTGGGACACTTGACAGCCGACCTGGATGGCGAACTATTCTCGCCTCCTTTCATAATGTTGAAGAGCAGCTCTTGGAAACTGTTTTTCGCGGGTGCCAAACTTAAGCCAAAATCAtttgggggggaaaaaacaGATGAGGTGCGTGTTCCAACCAAGGGAGCAGTTAAAGAGGGGATGTCCTAACTCATCACAATGTGATACATTTGCTTCTTTGATTGACAGGTCATTGCTTTCGGGCGGAGCGTTTCATGTTTACTTATCCAAAAACAGCCTAACTAGTTATTTGAGTAAGAAATTTGTTAGGGAACAAGTTCTTAAGAGTATGCGAAAAACAGTGATAACCACAACAGTGCCGATGTCCTTTGGTAACTAACTATGGAATgttctcctttttcctttgtGGCTTGATCCACTGTTTAGGATTTCCAACTTTCCGCCACCTTTGGGATTGCTGTGCCTTCGATGCTTCACTGCATCCTAGCCTTTCTTATCCAGCTTGGAGACGCAGGCAAGAATATCAAGCCGCAAAATCTGGTTCTGGGAAGCATTGACAGCTGCTTATGAACACTTATCCTTGTGGTCAAAGGGGTCCACAAAGCTACTGATCGTGATAGTATCGGACGTCCATGCTTTAATAGCATTTTTGACCCTCCCGGCGTCATGTGCCTTTTTGAAAACCCCCGTCACCATCAGAAATGACGCCACCCACCagcagagagagacagagagaaaATGGAATTAATTTCACAGTGCTAAACCATTGCAGCTTCGAACAAAGCCTCCTTCTAATTCTTGCTTGGAATTGGACTGAGCATCTATGAACtg
This window harbors:
- a CDS encoding uncharacterized protein (EggNog:ENOG410PSMK~BUSCO:16837at33183), whose translation is MGNLCSKSSNPSDPFAQPGRVLGTSPDSGPSSAPVPQKQTISRPAVKGGKTLGGSGSTSDQTVEPRNAAARAAEERAAKQNATANKGKLGSQLAAQKAKTQGRTLNELSQTERATRDVDAAETSRRWD
- the SUR1 gene encoding zinc-finger protein (EggNog:ENOG410PM40~COG:K~BUSCO:5235at33183); the encoded protein is MSPKPETDPFCLECHWENYHMADGNLLSGPECFDISCWSGADFDNHNSLSCNLSAECCNMDDCADACTTVCDGFVDCDKSTICSESYCDNLNCEKTSTACYDKNCIEVHYDNVHQTHENNFLSQDGSLNWDCMTLGPEHGNCGFHGENFDGSFTSHIHPSGTTVACDLSSIKDLSQSHFSDQQTPFDSHSHIVSGPCLNHGLGAICISNTTELCHNTGNCTYQRKIGGNLPLGSCSGISTPFASLHSSRTANHRHHHGHGSFQALALQLYHRRQEATPTITTSTRSTPSLSMHSSPVPAPIGQEATGTPLFDASDFLGAEELHICRWVGNKLENKICGEIFPDAGSLQKHLTTAHADPTQGCQGQGYYCCWEGCSRPDEPFSQKSKLQGHFLTHSNYKSFRCSICGKPFARQATLERHERSHRGDKPYKCKECGKKFTDSSELKTHMRTHTGEKPFKCNHPGCTFETGDSSNMSSHKLTHGERKHKCPYPGCSKSFTRPDQLKRHLKGTHKHTNVFPSRLTSPIGNPSTPQI
- a CDS encoding uncharacterized protein (EggNog:ENOG410PTDP~BUSCO:16486at33183) — translated: MILPHVMKALPSTTKGTFGTIPMRSFRSPFSSAMGHNSQISWRISCRVMSTRFRSFPHLRGCPQVAPIVSSGNSASRRIPDARHFGLGRPSLYAGYSTTRRYTTQSKRGISADDYIQELQDLYEIAKDELEIATESTDSLTIYAESDRATLREAFDDLAHAYDVYTGATSSSSPSPKGQSEGAQRGAALDSSDIPVDIREEIKRRVGQRIRELRNAVEVLEERSKSE
- a CDS encoding uncharacterized protein (EggNog:ENOG410PIBU~COG:I), producing the protein MVKKSPFAPIPIPSSNVLSFLFPPGSPLRSATKPIWIDSADPTLQLTTAAALDWVKRLCSGLENFKDQASGQQVVKKGEVVLIFTPNQIFVPVAYLGIVGSGRIFSGINPGYSVNEVVYQMNNTEAKVILVHPSLLDTAVAAARQAGIPTDRMFQFSETEVPMRDGVRDWRELLANLEASRDYQWPELSENEAANTIATINYSSGTTGLPKGVCVSHRNLIANILQSNYIRNALVQYGPEGPPQHRWIGFLPLYHVYGQMMTILHAVRNQVPIYVMKKFVFEDYLRAIQDYKITYLHVVPPIMVMLSKRPETAKYDLSSVLEISCGAAPLSRELQNEVAEKYGVSIKQGWGMTEVTTGAIHVPGGVEDKTGSAGVLDPNCECKLLDDDGNEVPEGEPGEMYIRSPNVSMKYWKNEEATRETMLSDGWLRTGDIAVCRGDWFWIVDRKKELIKVNALQVAPAELEAALLENDDIADAAVVGMKMNDEEFPRAYVVLKDAVKQRPNPLTGEQIQEWIKPRVAKHKWLTGGVELIDEVPKLPSGKIMRKVMREWAKRDAAKFQGLQRAKL